In one Cloacibacillus porcorum genomic region, the following are encoded:
- the prfB gene encoding peptide chain release factor 2 (programmed frameshift), whose translation MVVLPISTVMTDLRSSFDELRESLDLPSIEAKLKELHKITEKEDFWGSPEAQEVSREFSRCQASLDRAAEMRGEFEDIEAIAEILAEAEDPELEKEFYSRAEKLEKVIEEYQTLILLDGEYDAGDAIMTVHAGAGGLDSQDWAQMLYRMYMRWAENRGYTVKLIDELPDQEAGIKSVTISVSGDYAYGYLKGEQGVHRLVRISPFDSAKRRHTSFASVEVMPVLPESVEIEIRPEDLKMDTFRSSGAGGQYVNMTDSAVRITHIPSGIIVSCQTERSQHMNRATAMQVLRSKLFERTLRERQEQLDSIQGEKRSIAWGSQIRSYTLQPFQLVKDHRSGCEIGNVQAVLDGSLDELIMSYLRFLKNEK comes from the exons ATGGTAGTGTTGCCCATATCGACCGTCATGACGGACCTGCGTTCATCGTTTGATGAGCTGCGTGAAAGTCTT GACCTGCCTTCCATCGAGGCAAAATTAAAGGAACTTCATAAGATAACGGAAAAAGAGGATTTCTGGGGCTCGCCGGAGGCCCAGGAGGTGTCGCGTGAATTCTCCCGCTGCCAGGCGAGCCTGGACAGAGCGGCGGAGATGAGGGGCGAGTTCGAGGATATCGAGGCGATCGCAGAGATACTGGCCGAGGCGGAGGACCCGGAGCTTGAGAAAGAGTTCTATTCCCGCGCCGAGAAGCTCGAAAAGGTCATCGAAGAGTACCAGACGCTGATCCTGCTCGACGGAGAATATGACGCGGGCGACGCGATAATGACGGTTCACGCCGGCGCCGGCGGCCTGGACTCGCAGGATTGGGCGCAGATGCTCTACCGCATGTACATGCGCTGGGCGGAAAATCGCGGCTATACGGTAAAACTGATAGACGAGCTTCCCGACCAGGAGGCCGGCATAAAGAGCGTCACCATATCGGTATCGGGAGATTACGCCTACGGCTACCTCAAGGGTGAGCAGGGCGTCCATCGGCTTGTGCGCATCTCTCCCTTCGACTCCGCGAAGCGGCGCCATACGAGCTTTGCCTCCGTAGAGGTCATGCCGGTGCTGCCGGAGAGCGTTGAAATAGAGATCCGTCCCGAAGACCTCAAGATGGATACCTTCCGTTCCAGCGGCGCGGGCGGCCAGTACGTCAACATGACCGACTCGGCGGTGCGTATTACGCACATCCCCTCGGGCATCATCGTCAGCTGCCAGACCGAGCGCTCACAGCACATGAACAGGGCGACCGCGATGCAGGTGCTTCGTTCAAAACTCTTCGAGCGGACGCTGCGGGAACGCCAGGAACAGCTTGACAGCATACAGGGAGAAAAGCGGAGCATAGCGTGGGGCAGTCAGATACGTTCATACACGCTGCAGCCCTTTCAGCTGGTCAAAGACCACCGCTCAGGCTGCGAGATCGGAAACGTGCAGGCGGTGCTTGACGGCTCGCTCGACGAGCTGATCATGTCGTATCTTAGATTCCTCAAAAACGAAAAATAG
- a CDS encoding biotin--[acetyl-CoA-carboxylase] ligase encodes MAKTNDEATSRAMIFEMLMENPGEIIPSSLLTQKLSSSRQAVFKAVCALRDEGVPVESVPQRGYRLDGIEGLQRLSPTMIEYFLRGNPLFNRCIYMKETDSTQKVIKKLALQEAEAGVLALTERQSEGRGRRGRSWQSLDEKNLMFSMLLRPALKPGEVQLLNLAAGLAVKKTLRELCGIPAELKWPNDILCRGRKLCGILSEASGEPDRIYYAVTGIGINVNMESADIPDDISAVATSVCIESGRQFARWKLLVEFLDRFAGFMCLLTSRGGAAKLLALYRTSCDTIGKDIRVMQDEEVFNGRATDITPEGALVVQTGEGEKIFAAADVHHLRMA; translated from the coding sequence ATGGCAAAGACAAATGACGAGGCTACCAGCCGCGCAATGATATTTGAGATGCTGATGGAAAACCCCGGGGAAATCATACCCAGCTCGCTGCTGACTCAAAAGCTCTCATCTTCGCGTCAGGCGGTATTCAAGGCCGTCTGCGCCCTCAGGGACGAGGGCGTCCCCGTTGAATCGGTCCCGCAGAGGGGGTACCGTCTTGACGGGATAGAGGGGCTCCAAAGGCTCAGCCCGACGATGATAGAATATTTCCTGCGAGGCAATCCCCTTTTTAACAGATGTATCTATATGAAGGAGACGGACTCCACGCAGAAGGTGATAAAAAAGCTCGCGCTGCAGGAGGCCGAGGCTGGCGTTCTGGCGCTTACGGAACGGCAGAGCGAAGGGCGCGGACGCCGCGGCAGAAGCTGGCAGAGCCTAGACGAGAAAAATTTGATGTTCTCCATGCTTTTGCGCCCGGCGCTGAAGCCTGGCGAGGTGCAGCTGCTGAATCTCGCCGCCGGGCTTGCCGTTAAGAAGACGCTGCGGGAGCTCTGCGGCATTCCCGCGGAGCTGAAGTGGCCCAACGACATCCTCTGCCGCGGCAGGAAGCTCTGCGGCATCCTTAGCGAGGCCTCCGGCGAGCCGGACCGGATATATTACGCGGTTACGGGCATCGGTATCAACGTCAATATGGAATCCGCCGACATCCCCGACGATATATCCGCAGTCGCCACCTCCGTTTGTATCGAAAGCGGAAGACAGTTTGCCAGATGGAAGCTGCTGGTGGAATTTCTCGACCGCTTCGCCGGTTTCATGTGCCTTCTTACCTCTCGCGGCGGCGCGGCGAAATTGCTCGCGCTTTACCGGACGAGCTGTGATACGATAGGGAAGGATATCCGCGTGATGCAGGACGAAGAGGTATTCAACGGCAGGGCGACGGATATCACGCCGGAGGGCGCGCTTGTCGTGCAGACCGGTGAGGGAGAAAAAATATTTGCCGCGGCGGATGTTCACCATTTACGCATGGCATAA